The stretch of DNA AGCAATTACTTTGGAACAGATGATTACTATAACAGAAAACTGTGATCCTGGCCAGGCTGTCATTACTTTTTCTCTGGATTATGAAGATTCGAAAGCAACGGCAACTACCGGTACAGAATTACTGTCTTTTCAGATCATCCAACCGGTTCGTGTTAAGCTGGAAGCTTCAGATATTCCATCTGTTTTATACACTATGGATACAGTAGAGATCCCGGTAAAAGCAATGAATCTAGGAAGAGACAAAATATACAATGCAAGTGTCAGCTTAAAGGCTGATGAATTAAGCTCAAACGATACTGCATTCTTAGGGACCATAGAGGCCGGAGATTTATCCCAAGGAAGTCTTCGCATATATGTAAAAGGAAAAACAGGAAAATGTGCAGGACAATTAATTCTTACGTATGAGGATGCAGATGGCAAATCATATGAGGAAGAAATAAAATTTGATTCTGAAATCAAAGAAACCCAGATAAAGTCTTTAAAGGTTGAAGATGACCAGGAGAAAACCAATAACTGGTGGTATTCCATAGCTGCAGTTGTTGCAGTACTGCTTATTTCCATAATCCTGATTCTGGTCAGAAAGCTTCATAAGAAAAATATCCTTCTCGAAGAAGTGAGAAAGGCGGCTTCTCATTGAAAAGAAAAAAAAAAAGACAGCTTTACCTTATTTGTCATACTTCTGCTGGCATTGATACTTACATTATTAGGAATGCTGCTGGCAGGCATGAAAGAAGAAAAACGGCAATTTACTGTGCTGCTCCCACTTGGAGATCTGGCTTATGATGAAGATTTTTTGCAGAAAGCGAAGAAGATAAAAGGTATAAAAGAAATCTGGCCAGTCATAGAAGTCCCGGTTGTCATCAAAATTGAAGATTATACGGAAACAACGACTTTTTCAGGAATTGATATGAATGCGTTTGGAAAAAATCCAACTCAGAATGAACTGGGGAAGATGCCGTTGTTATTGCTGGGAAATGGTTCCCTACGGGATATGAAAGACTATAATAATCATGCCATTTCAAAAAAACAACAGGAAAAATTTTTAGAGATGGGTGAAAACCTGAATATTTTTTATTCCCTGGATGAAAAAGAGAAGGATACTTCCAAAGCCACAGATGATCTTACTACCTTATCCAGCAATTCCGCAAGAGGACCGCAAACCTCATATATGCCTTGTAAAGCCGCTGTAGTAATAGAAGGCAACGAAATCTACATACCCATTTCCCAGGCACAGGATCTCTGCAGAGAAATAGGAGAGCCTTCTGAAATCAGTAAAGTATATCTAAAAATAAATGGAAAAAATAAGCTGGAGAACGCAAAGAAAATACTTTCAGGAATTTAACATAATATTAATATATAGCAAGAATTCTCCTTCCTCTGCAGATGTGCAATGAATTGTAAAAGCAAAAAAGAACACTTGGTTGGTGCTGCAGTTCATGGTATAATAGTATCAGTTGATAAAGTTGATAACATAAATGATAAAAAACTAATTTTGTTAAAAAAAGGAAAGTTATTGGATAAAAAATACTGATTAATACTTGGTAAAATGAGGGAGCTCACAAATGAAAAAAATTACAATTGCCTTAATTATGGTTATATCATTAATAGCACCAATTCAGACAATGGCGGAGAGTGTTACCCAGAACGGTACAATAATAGAGCCTTTGGAACAGAATATTGAACAGATCATCGATGAAATCACTTCTGAACCGCGTCCAATAAATTCTGATGCAATACAGAATGTAAAAGAATATATTAGCGAATATTTTGGCAATCTGGGATATGACAAAATAGAATACCAGAAATTCGAATATAACGATGAAAACAATGAGAATGCAATAAGGCATTCCTCGCAGACGGATGTGTTTCTGGCATCAACAGCCGAGGATGCAATTGTTGACGGCATTGGTGAAAATATCATTGTGACAAAAAACTCATCCATTGATACTACAAAAAATCTGATCATAAGTGCCCATTATGACAGTGCAGAAGATTCGGTGGGCACCAATGATAACGGTTCCGGAGTGGCAGCAGTGCTTGAACTGGCAAGGATTTTAAAAGATACAGAGATACCGTATAATATAAAATTCATCCTGTTCTCGGGCGAAGAGAAATATATGCTGGGTTCAAGATGGTATGTTGGTAAGCTGACGGAGGACGAGCGGAAACAGATCATCGGAGTAATAAATATTGATACTATTGCAGAAAAAAGTGATCTGGGTTATATGGCGATGATCGAAGGAAACAAAAGACCAGACAATGCGGAATATGATGATGAGGGATTGAAAAAACTGGCAGAATTAAATAAAAACAGTATGTCAGAACTATTTACACCCAGTGACAGATTTTTCCTGACAATGGCAACCAACAGTGACCATTATCCGTTTGCATTAGTGAATATCCCGGCAGTATCTATTGTCCAGGACTGGCAAGATGGTTTGAACGTGAATGATAGTTCTGATGTAAAAGAAAATATGGATATACAGAGAATTGTGGAAGTGATTGATCAGGTTATGGAAGTACTTCCAACGATCAATTAAATTTATATCAAAAATCTCCCACTAATGGTAGTGCCAGATAAAAAACATTGTAGAAGTCAGTAATATTAATGTTTTTCATGGTGCTAGCACGGTGTGAAGTCGAAATAATCAAATACTGACAGAGACTAGGAGGTGGAATAATGAAAAAATGGATCGTGATGCTGGCGGTACTTGTTATGTTCTGTCTGGCGGGATGCGGGGAAAAGCCGATGACAGCAGTGTATTTTCATACAGATGATAACAGCTGGTATTTTGCGGATCTGGATACAGACACGATTTTCTCCGGAACGATACCGGATAAGCTTACGGATGAGAATGGAAAGAAGCTGACAGAGGAAGATATGACAGACGGAGATGTTTACCTAATCTATGGAGATGGTATCATGCTGGAAAGCTTCCCGGGACAGTATCCGGGAATCACAAAAATGGTACGGAAAGAACAGGGCAATCAGGAAAAGGCCGATCATTACCGGAAGGAGCTGCTTTCCATGATGCGTCCGGTGACTGGAGAGTGATAAAATAAAGCTTTTTTAGAAAAATATTAAAAGAAAATATATATCCATTTCTTCTATATTTTGATAAACTATATATTAAGACCACTGAGAAGAATAAATTTTAACATGATATATAACAAGAATTCTCCTATCTCTTCAGGTAGTGAGATGAATTGTAGATTTGATCATAAATGCTCATAAATAACCCATAAATCCCATAAATACCCAAAAGATTTTTGTAGATAAAAAAAGAAAACACTTGTTCTTGCAGTGGAATTGTATTATAATAAAGAAAGAACATATTGCTCGAAAAATGATAATTGAATTCGTTTACTTATACGTAGGAATAAGGTGAGGAAAATAAACTGGGCAGTAAAAATACGAATCTATCCAAATGCAGAACAACGTGTACAAATAGAAAAAACAATCGGCTGCAGCCGATTTATCTATAACTGTATGCTTGCAGATAAAATGGAATATTATAAAAAAGAAAAAAAGATGTTAAGGAACACACCAGCCAGTTACAAGAAAGAATATCCGTGGCTGAAAGAGGTGGATTCATTGGCGTTAGCAAATGTACAGATGCATCTGGAAAACGCATTCCATAAGTTTTTTCGTGAACCATCTGCAGGATTTCCGCGTTTCAAATCAAAGAAGTCATCAAGAAAATCCTATACAACAAACGTGGTGAATGGAAATATCTTTCTGGAAGGAAAATATTTGAAACTGCCTAAGATGACGGCTGTTAGAATAAAGCTTCACCGTCCGATATCAGAAAAATGGAAATTGAAATCTGTGACAGTCAGCAGGGAGCCATCCGGAAAATATTTTGCCAGTCTTTTATTTTGCTGTGAAAACCAAACAGCAGAAAAAAGACCGGCAGAAAGATTTATCGGGATCGATTTTGCGATGCATGGAATGTGTGTGTTTTCTACCGGTAAAAGAGCCAAATATCCGATGTTCTACCGAAATACAGAGAAAAAGCTTGCATGGGAACAGAGAAAGCTGTCCAGATGTCAGAAAGGCAGTCGGAATTATAAGAAGCAGAAGAAACGAGTTGCACTGTGCCATGAAAAGATCCGAAATCAGAGAAAAGACTTTCAGCATAAACTTAGTGCCCGTCTTGTCGAGAACTATGATGCAGTATGTGTGGAAGATCTGAATCTGAAAGGGATGGCAGGAGAACTTCATCTTGGAAAAGGCGTACATGATAATGGATATGGCCTGTTTCTGTCTATGCTGGAATATAAACTGGAGGAACGTGGAAAATATCTGATAAAAGTAAATCGTTATTTTGCATCCAGTAAGATTTGCAGTGTATGCGGAAAGAAAAAAGAAGAATTGTCTTTATCTGATAGGATTTATCACTGTGAATGCGGATACAGAATGGACCGCGATGTAAATGCAGCAGTTAACATCATGAATGAGGGAAAAAGAATCTTTGCAGAATGTGCATGACAGCACAACAAAAAGTCCGTAACCGGACTAATAAAAATCGCGGGGCACGCGAGGATAGCTTGTAGATACTTGGTTCAGTAGAGCCATTGAGCAAGAAGCCCCCACTTCAAAATCAAAGATTTAAGTGGTGGGAGCATGTCACTTTTCAGGTCTTTCTGGGTGGACAGGAACAATAATGGTCTATCCGGGAGGGTCTTTTTTTATTGCAGGAATGGCGTAAAATGGTACTTTTGATGGAAATATGATTGCAGAAAAATGAAAAAAGAAATGTTAGTTCTGACTATCATGTCCAGTATGCCTCAAATCATTTGGAGAAGGCGAAGGACGTGTTTATGAAAGTGATGAAGATCCTCTGGATTTATATAGCCCAGTGGAAGGAAAAATAGAAATTAAACTGAGATGATAAAAAAATATAAAAAAAAGAATTGACAATTGTATTCTACAGTTGTAGAATACAATTAACTTCTACAGATGTAGAAAATAAAATTCTAGGAGAATCCACGATGAAGACAAAATTTATGACACTTATGACGGTAGCAACACTTGGGATTTTTTCAGCCGCAACGGTTATGGCAGCAGGAAATAACGATTTCTATACACAGCCGCCGGCTGGATCTGAATGGGAAAAAGCAGATACGGAAGGTACCTATGCAAGCTATACGAACGGAAATGATTATGTAAATATCTATAAATATTCACTGAAGGATGTCAAAACAGGGATTGCCAAATGCAATGACACATACGATGCCTGCTATCAGACAATTTATTCAGAGGGAAACAGCCTGTATATGGCAGTGGGATATGCAAAAGATGCAGATGACATCAGTGACGTCAGAAAATTTGTAGAATATATTTCTTATCCTGGAAATCCTTCACCTACCAGACAGGAGAATGAAAACCAGACCGATGATTCTTCTGATGATTCTGATAAGGCAACTACAGATACTGCCAGTCAGAAGTCAGGAGGAGATTCAGATTCCTCCGATACAGAAGAAAATGCTTCTTCAAAATCCTCGGACAGCAATGATGATTCCGATATCCTTTCTACCTCACCAATGACATTAGTTGACAGTGATGGAAATACCATTGAGATTAATTACATTCTTCACAAAGATTATTCTTGTGAATATCGTGGAGATGATGGAATGGACTATACCGATAATGGGGATGAGACTTATACCGATGAAAATGGAAATACCTACTCAGCTCTGAATGATGATACTCATCATCTGGGACATACGTTGGAACAGCATGACCTTCAGGATGCAAACGGTAATACTGTGACGGTTACGGAAACTACAAATGGTGATTATTATTTCCAAGACGAAAATGGTACAGGATTTACGGACAACGGAGACGGGACATGGAGTGATGAAAATGGCAGCAGTTATGCAGAAATAGATTGATAGTGGTCAGTAGCTGCAGGAATGGCAAGGGCATTTGCAAATTGTGCAAAACCCTTGCCATTTCCGTAAACCGTGGTAAAATAGAATTATTCCTACATTTGTAGAAAATATGTAACAGGAGGTATGAAAAAGTGAAAAAAACTTACCAGAGACTTCCGGAATCAGAGCTGGATATTATGCTCGTTCTTTGGAATAATACTCCGCCGATGACCAGACCGGAGATTGAGAAAGTGATCAATATGAAGAAAAAGCTTGCATCAACAACAATTTTGTCATTGCTGACCAGATTGGAGAACAAAAATTTCGTGGAAGTGACGAAACAGGGAAAAATGAATCTGTATACACCCCTGGTTTCGCAGTCAGATTATCAGGCACATGAAAGCCAGAGTGTTCTTGAGAAGCTTTATGGGAATTCACTAAAAAAGTTTGTAACTTCACTTTATCATGGAAAGAAAATCAGCTCGGAAGAAGTCCAGGATCTCAGTGAATTTCTTAAGAACCTGGAGGACAGGGAGGAATAGCAAATTATGGAGGTTCTTGTTCTGCACATTCTGAAACTGAACATTATTGCAGCAATAGTAATTTTACTGGTAAAAGTGCTTGCGACTCTGTTTAAAGGACGTGTATCAGCGAGATGGAAGTACTTTATCTGGCTGTTGATTACGATAAGCCTTTGTGTTCCGGTGCGCCTTCCGGAGAATCTGGCACTGGTGGATTTCAAAGTACTTAGAAGCAGTCAACAGAATACGCAAAACCCGAAGATAACGGATTACGCAGTCAGACCAGAGGAAAGTCAGAAGATACCAGAAACCGTATCATCTGCGAGCAATGACATGAAAAATCTGACAGAAATCCCGGAACAAAAGAGAACTGTCAGGTACGAATCAGATAAATGGCTGGGAATTGTGGCTGTGATTTTTGCTGCTGTCTGGCTGAGCGTAGCGGTACTTAAACTGACAGGAGAATTGCTGGCATATTATTTTTCTATAAGGAATCTGGAACGGATGAGTCTACAGGTAAGTGATACGGTGAGTATTCAGATGTACCGTGCAGCGTGTCAAAAGAAGCACGTACGCAGAATACCGGAGCTCAGGCAAAACGCAGGTCTTACCACACCGCTTCTTGCAGGACTTTTACATACAAAATTGTATCTGCCAGCAACCGGGTATTCAGCAGAAGAAAGAAAACTTATCTTTTACCATGAACTTACACATTATTGCCATCGGGATCTCTGGTATAAGATGCTCCTTCGAATCTGTGCATCGATATACTGGTTCAACCCCTTTCTTCTTATCATGCTGAAAGAAGCGGATAAGGATATTGAGAATCTGTGTGATACAGCAGTTGTTCGCAGAGTTAATAAAAAGGAACATAAATTATATCGACAGCTGCTTCTCAGGACAGTGGCCATGGAAAATCAGATTCCATATGTGACAGCAAGTCTTAATGACAGCGAAATGGTGTTTAAAGATCGGATTCTGTATATGGTGAACATTCGGAAACTCCGCAAAGGAATTCTTCCGGGAATTCTTGTGACGCTGCTGCTTGCAGGCGGTAATCTGGTATTTAATGTCTCTGCCGGGACAGATACAGTTTCAGTAGAGACGGAGAAGTCTGGTATTGAAAAAAATGCAGATCCAGAGAAAAATAATGTACCGGATTATGCACCGTTTTCTGAAATGGTAACTATGCAGAAAGCTGCTGAAACACAGGACGAAGGAGGAGTGACAGAGAATACAGATACAGAGGATTCTGTAGACGAAGAGGAAAAAGCGGATGCGGAAACAAATGATGAACCTGCCATGGAAAACAGCGGACAGGTAAGTGAAACGACCGATGATGGAATTACCTCTGACAACAACGGGTCTGTTTCATCTTATGAAAATCTGCCAGCAGGCGTACCATATACCAGTGGATTCACTACTACTTCCGGTGTAGCATCAATTGTAGCACCGGGTGGAGGAGATGAAGAATCCAGAGTTCTTTACGATAACGGAGATGGGACCTATTCTGATGATTATGGGAGCCGATACAGTTATCAGGGAGATGGAAACTGGGCAGATGCCAATGGAAATTCATATCGTACCTGGAATGACGAAGGTTATCATTTCGGAAACCAACTGGAACAGCATGAACTTCAGGGCAGTAACGGTACTGTTAATGTAATAGAAACAACAAACGGAGATTATTATTATTGTGACGCAGATGGGGTCGGATACACAGACAATGGTGACGGTACCTGGACGGATGAGAATGGGAACATCTATACAGAATAAAAGAAAGCGTTTTTCGAAACCAAAAGGAATCGAAAAACGCTTTTTCATATATGACATATAAAAAAATGGAATCATAAACGATAGCATATTATTTGCGAATATCTACTAGTCCCTTTTTCAGTATATATTCAGAGAACTCATATGAAGCTCCGTCTCCAGTCACATTCAGATACAGATTTTTGAGGTCGCTTTCATTTACGATCCAGGCCATGTTCAGTTGTACACTTTCGCCTGGTTTTATAGAGGAAATATAGTTTCCACCGTTGCCATAATTTTCAGAGACACTATAATATACCATTTCTCCAGTCTTTGCCACGCCGGTCCAACTAATGTAGTCATAGCCATCGCCGGCCTGTTCTGTTGGAATGTAAAGCTGCACTTTTCCATTTTCCTTAGTCAGGGTCAGTAAAGCACCAAGATAAAGCATATGGTCGATTTCCTCATTTGAATGATTGATATAGGTAACTGTAACATAGACCAGTTTCTGATTCACTTCCTCTGACTTCACAATTTCATCCAGGGAATCGATTCCGTCGCCAGATTTCACATAATTCAATGTGTTTGTAGCTAGCTTTCCATCAGCATCAATGGCTTCCGCCCATTCTTGTGGTATTTTGTCCGGATCGAGAAGCTGAAGATCATCAGAAATTTGAACAGAATCTACCTTTACAGAAATCGTTTTTTCCAGATATTCACCATTTGTGTTTTCACCAATCACATCCAGATCAAAGGTGTCACCAATTTGGTAAATGGGTAGTTTTTTCTCATTTACAGAAGTACTTATTTCATCATTATCATCTTCTGTCTTTTCAGATACCATCTCTCCGCTCCATGTAGGTAATCCGGCGGTCTTTACCATAGTCGTGTTTCCCTCAATCACCAGATTTTCTGCAACTTTTATGGCTTCATCCTTTGACACATCATCTCCGATGTAGATCATAAGCACACGATATAAATCCGGGCAGATAAGATAAATTCTCTGGTTAAGAGCCCCGTTTTCGGTAATGCTATTATATTTGAGATATATCCCCTGGTATTTTCCAAATGTACGCTCTTCACTATCAATAACATTCTGATCCTGTACTACCTGTCCCAGATCATTTTTATCCAACAGGACAAATGAAAAACTGAACCCGCCAGTCATGCCATGCTCAGGATATTGGAGATGGTACTCATCAATCCAGCTCATGCCCTCCGGAACATATTTAGTAGACAGATCTACCTCTGGGACCTCATCTGGAAGTACGGTCTTCTTTGCTGCATCACCAGCATCAATTTTGACTGAAACACCATAAGAACCCTGTTTTTCCAAAAACCAGTGATACAGATTTACTCCTGCATATACTGCCGTGGAAACTGCCAGCACACACGCAGCTGCCACTGCGGCAACTTTCGGAGCTGTCCATCGTTTTCTTCTTCGCAGATTCGCCACTTTATTATCCGCCAGCTGCTTTGCCACCTCATTTTGAATCATATTATGGATAAAATCCGGTGTTTCGGGAATATCGTTTTTCATATCTTCTAATCTCATATTGACACCTCCTGTAATTCCTGCCTTAATTTTCCTCTTGCCCTTGCAAGTCTCTTTTGAACGGCACCTTCCGATATTTCAAGGATCTGGGCGATTTCTTTTACACTGAAATCTTCTATATAGTATAGAATAACGGGTAAACGCAGTTCCTCTTTTAAGGAATTTACGGCTGTATATAATTCACTGTAATTCTTCGTTTTTTCTGATTCCGGTTCCTGTCTGTCAGCTAGATTTTCCAATGGGATAAATTTACTG from Blautia sp. SC05B48 encodes:
- a CDS encoding BlaI/MecI/CopY family transcriptional regulator; this encodes MKKTYQRLPESELDIMLVLWNNTPPMTRPEIEKVINMKKKLASTTILSLLTRLENKNFVEVTKQGKMNLYTPLVSQSDYQAHESQSVLEKLYGNSLKKFVTSLYHGKKISSEEVQDLSEFLKNLEDREE
- a CDS encoding M56 family metallopeptidase; amino-acid sequence: MEVLVLHILKLNIIAAIVILLVKVLATLFKGRVSARWKYFIWLLITISLCVPVRLPENLALVDFKVLRSSQQNTQNPKITDYAVRPEESQKIPETVSSASNDMKNLTEIPEQKRTVRYESDKWLGIVAVIFAAVWLSVAVLKLTGELLAYYFSIRNLERMSLQVSDTVSIQMYRAACQKKHVRRIPELRQNAGLTTPLLAGLLHTKLYLPATGYSAEERKLIFYHELTHYCHRDLWYKMLLRICASIYWFNPFLLIMLKEADKDIENLCDTAVVRRVNKKEHKLYRQLLLRTVAMENQIPYVTASLNDSEMVFKDRILYMVNIRKLRKGILPGILVTLLLAGGNLVFNVSAGTDTVSVETEKSGIEKNADPEKNNVPDYAPFSEMVTMQKAAETQDEGGVTENTDTEDSVDEEEKADAETNDEPAMENSGQVSETTDDGITSDNNGSVSSYENLPAGVPYTSGFTTTSGVASIVAPGGGDEESRVLYDNGDGTYSDDYGSRYSYQGDGNWADANGNSYRTWNDEGYHFGNQLEQHELQGSNGTVNVIETTNGDYYYCDADGVGYTDNGDGTWTDENGNIYTE
- a CDS encoding RNA-guided endonuclease TnpB family protein produces the protein MRKINWAVKIRIYPNAEQRVQIEKTIGCSRFIYNCMLADKMEYYKKEKKMLRNTPASYKKEYPWLKEVDSLALANVQMHLENAFHKFFREPSAGFPRFKSKKSSRKSYTTNVVNGNIFLEGKYLKLPKMTAVRIKLHRPISEKWKLKSVTVSREPSGKYFASLLFCCENQTAEKRPAERFIGIDFAMHGMCVFSTGKRAKYPMFYRNTEKKLAWEQRKLSRCQKGSRNYKKQKKRVALCHEKIRNQRKDFQHKLSARLVENYDAVCVEDLNLKGMAGELHLGKGVHDNGYGLFLSMLEYKLEERGKYLIKVNRYFASSKICSVCGKKKEELSLSDRIYHCECGYRMDRDVNAAVNIMNEGKRIFAECA
- a CDS encoding M28 family metallopeptidase; its protein translation is MKKITIALIMVISLIAPIQTMAESVTQNGTIIEPLEQNIEQIIDEITSEPRPINSDAIQNVKEYISEYFGNLGYDKIEYQKFEYNDENNENAIRHSSQTDVFLASTAEDAIVDGIGENIIVTKNSSIDTTKNLIISAHYDSAEDSVGTNDNGSGVAAVLELARILKDTEIPYNIKFILFSGEEKYMLGSRWYVGKLTEDERKQIIGVINIDTIAEKSDLGYMAMIEGNKRPDNAEYDDEGLKKLAELNKNSMSELFTPSDRFFLTMATNSDHYPFALVNIPAVSIVQDWQDGLNVNDSSDVKENMDIQRIVEVIDQVMEVLPTIN
- a CDS encoding sigma-70 family RNA polymerase sigma factor, which produces MTKEQLGSLILDSERQLYSTAKTILFSDYDCADAIQETIVKAFSNVGTLKNDNYARTWLIRILINECYSLVRKSSKFIPLENLADRQEPESEKTKNYSELYTAVNSLKEELRLPVILYYIEDFSVKEIAQILEISEGAVQKRLARARGKLRQELQEVSI